The DNA region TCTGTCTGTTTTGAACTTTCATATACCGTTTGTCTTTGTTTACGTTGATGATATAATTATGTCGGTGCCCATGAGTAGATTAGAAGAGGTATTGAGGATTTTCAACAGCTTCCATGAGAATCTCCAGTTCACACATGAGATGGAAATAGATGGTAAAATTCCATTCTTGGACCTATTGTTGATAAGGGATAGTGGTGGTATAAAAACTGACCTATATTCTAAACCCATGGCATCCCACCGTACATTGCATTTCAATTCTCTGCATTCAACATCGCAAAAAATTGCTGTCGTCAGGGGTATCAAACAGAAGATTCTTAGTTTGTCTGATACATCATTTCATCCGAAGAATTTTAAACAGCAAGCGACCATTTTATGTCAAAATGGTTATCCTAAAACTTTagttaataaaattttttatggttcgaAATACTCAACTAGTATACCTTCGACTGATAATGGTTCCGATAAAGAGATTTTCAGATATTACAAATTAGTCTACATTCCCAAATTGAGTCAGATGTTGATTAGATTGATGAAGGGAACATCTACTATTGTGGTATCATATTATAAAAAAACTGTTAAGAGCCTATTTTCCCGTTTGAAAGATATTGATCCCCCAATGAGACAATCCGGTTTGGTGTATGGGGTTGGTTGTTCGAATTGTGATGCTATTTATGTTGGACAAACGTGTCAATATTTCGGATCCAGATTGAGGCAACATCAGTTAGATTGTAAAAGACAATCTGAGGCAACCGCACTTTCCCAACATGCTAAGAATGAGGGACatctttttgattttgaaaatgcGAAGATTCTAACCAAGGAGACCAATTGGTTCAAGCGTAGTTTCAAAGAGATGTTGCTTATAAGAAAACACCCCAATTCTGTGAACTCGAGATCTGATATTGGTTCACTCAGTATTGCGTATTCGAATTTGATaaaggaaataaataaatagtttttcTCGAGTGCATGCATTCCGACCGCGTATGTGCGATGTTCTTGTTTCATTCATATCAATGCGTCCATACCTACCTGTACGTCACGTTAATTTGAGACCCCGAGATGAACCTGcttttttcgaatgattttacgagtttgaatttttcagacgatttttaattcattattcATAAGGTGAGTTGGTGGATTTTTCCTCTGATAGTTTTTTGTCATTGTTCTTAGTCTTTGTTGTTCCACTATTGTTGTTCGTAAACTGTAGTTGCATTGTTTTGTTGCTCTGTTCTTGAATTTAGTTTCTGGATTGTCCTGGTATTTAGATCTATTTTGTTCATACCATTCTTGTAATTTCAGCCTGAAGAAGAgaagaatttttctcgaaacgttGCTGCGTgaataaattgtaaataaaGTGTTCCTAAGACTGAAAATTGTGTTCTTCAATTTTTTACTTCACCGTTTATTCCGAATTGGCTCAGTTAGAAAGATACATTCTGTTGAAAACCCTTATGGggaatgttatttttatttctatctcacaaacggttttatcgaatgaaatgaatttcgaaatatagtgttacatttatttgattaatctttttcggacACAATATACCACACAcgtcttcaaattttctcgttatgaccattacgtacaatgccaacaattcaaagaacccaactctagaAAATAAGTTGAAGGCTATcggatgaatatttgaacgttttgtgaaataaaagtattcctcatattttcccgtataatgcgccgttttcaagtaatttcaaaaatttagtACATACTTTGGATGAATACAATCCTGTTTAAAAGAtcatccacagatatgtagtatctatactctattcacttttatattagcagtcggttgaccatggaaatttgacacatttcactctgtatagtacgaaaatgtggggttatgacgcttgtcaaagcatttttgggttttaaatcaacgctatgttgcccgttctacgtaaaagtttctgtgtcgaatctcttcggaaaatatgtgacgaacataattgaagtttataaaaactgattgaaggcataccaaatccagttatttgcatggaaaatacaagagatcagtataatatcataatatgcactagcttgaggagagttaatgttcgttagctatcttctttggctaagtttgaatacgttacatcagatgtagatttcaaaaatattaacccgaagataaaatgcatatgtttCAGTGGTTTGGAATGGGTAtcccccgaaggaattaacagataaaaacaagaatgttaaattcttcaaaaaaaatcatcttgcatcaatataagtaaaaggaattaaaggaagtttcaatcaagatgaacttcagctttgaacaaaaatttcacatgaataaacaattagcaggacaactggcgcgtatttgtggctgttcattttAATGCAATGagataataattaggtatttattggtaacttaagacatttacaatgtataggacaagtcaaatgtaaaatagaaaaatcaattttcgagaacttattctacgattattcaaacataaaattctcaaatgccaccacatttttgggtctcccaatagaaggaaattctttgtcatcctcttcattcacaatctttctgactgtggaaatattcagctgaaatataagtcgtttagattcagatgaaatattatatgaattctcttacattgaatatgttcgctaccgtctgacgtattgtggattttagaatatcagggtataactatttgaatgagcggacctgaattctaaatagcacttcctgaaacctgaaaccctgtctcttttttcaatcactttcggcattttcgtaataagaaTTTATATTAATTGTGAAAAGGGCGTTATGAccttaacgacatttcatgagtgccaaccttactccgttctagttacaaaaaccatgaaaattatttcatggccaaggccaaccgactgctaaaataaatgtgaatgtagTATAGTATCGCAGATTAagctagatattctgaaggtagttttgtttttccaggggtgacacagctcattatgaaaacttaaaattgctatatctttttatcaggaccgaatcggaagaaatgatataggaaacaagtgtttcttttgagtcaaatctactgttaacattatttgtatgagtcagagACTCGTCCTGTATATAACATTACATTACAattttcaaattccaacaaatCGTTCTCATTGTTTAACCCTTCACTAATCTTTTCATTTTTCTTCGTTTACCCATATAATatcaacttttcaatttttattattcaggATAAAATTTATGAGGAACTGAAATCTGTTTTCGGGGACGACGATAGAGATCCAACCGCTTCAGATCTTCAAGAATTGAGATACTTGGAACGATGTATCAAGGAGACCTTAAGACTTTATCCCAGTGTTCCCAAAATAAGCAGAACAGTGGAGGAGGACATTATTTTAGACGGCGGGCTTATTATACCGAAAGATAGCACATTATTAATTATGATTTACGAGATGCACAGGAGGGCTGATCTGTATCCAAATCCTGAAAAATTCGATCCTGATAGATTTCTGCCGGAAAATGTGCTACACAAGCATCCCTATGCCTATATACCATTCAGCGCTGGACCCAGAAATTGTATAGGTGAGTATAGTCGTACAGAAAAagtcatagaaaaaaaaatgatggaaAAATTACTAATTTtcatgaatgattttttttaataacgccCAGTTGCAGAAACGTCAagtataaactgctccacatgagttcaatttgcaaattaattttagcctgtaggtctgcagcgttttcagggtggttaagaaaaatcgagtaaaataacgaaattttattcccagagaattcaagcattttaagactatcaatacaatgtatggcctccacgggcatcaataacagcttgacatcttctttgcatactacacacgaggttgttgaacatttcttgaggaatttggttccatgaacgtggcagaagctctctcagatcatttaaggatactggggtaggttgatgattatctaatcttctttggagcatatcccatgcatgttttatgcaattcaaatctggtaaGTGcagaggtattggtaaatgtggaataccaagctcctcgcgcgcattctcaactatggctgcacggtgcggtctagcgttatcgtctagaaattgaaaagtttcaccaatagcagcgtggaaatttggcacaacattatcaatgacatgctcccatAGACGTAACCCCATGGGTTTAGTCTAtgcatgctccctatagtgtaaggcggtcatattcccaggacaaatgtgtagatctgtgcgcccgttgaaacatatcccggcccataccatagcACTACCCCCTCgtaatggatggacttcttggacatagcgacgattacggggtatgcgtgggattgtccatacccttattcttcgagaattcgaaaatcgtccatatctggtttgatcagtgaaaaggacactacgccattgatcgttccaactgatatgttgccttgcccattccagtctttgacgcttatggtcacgtgttaatggaactcctcttaatggacgtctagaacctagattcacctctctcaaaagtcgtctgatggtttcgatggaaacttggaccccatctgcattttgaagagtattccgtagcattctacacgtagatgtagggtttcttggCGCCGAAACgttgatgaaacgatcctgagcaggtgttgtttttcgtcgccaaccagcgtttgttaatttacgtctttgcattttcagaaaactcgtttcaaatcgaagccgttgttaaactgacttcatttcaaaataagaacattcatgaagcatatccaaagaaccaaacttcagaaaaaaggcgatcagattgacgaaatgtctcatactgatttttattggatcgattcaagttgttattgagttttaaatgattttacagcgattttctcgaagataacatacttttaaaaacggttgaatacgatatccataactcttgtggagcagtttaattTCAATCCTCCATTAGAAGGGGAATTTACACCTTCCAATTTCTACATGTTTTCACGTTTTAGGTCAGAAATTCGCAATGATGGAAATGAAAAGCTTCTTAACAGCTATTCTGCGAAATTATATTCTGGAACCAATTGATACACCGGAAACGATACAATGTATATCTGATTTGGTGCTGAGAACAAAGTATCCGATTAAAGTGAGATTCATTCGCAGAACAAACTAACTTATGTGGGTACATGGGTACTTTTTATTTGAGAAAACTCCAGATAGCTATAATAGCTGCTGAGTAAAGTTTCTTTTATATCATtgagtcttcttcttcttcttcttttattGTGCTTGGCAGCGGGGCCATCTACACATTGAACACTTCAATCTTCAAGGTGCTTAATATTTTAATATAATTTCAAAAGGTATAAAGACTTTTATTTATTATAGAGGTAAGTTTCAGCTTCGGGTGAGGAGGGGTGACACATAAGACATCACTTGGGAAACTGAAAGGATACATAGTGTTAGCTTCACGGAAATACACATATCACAGCTTATATCCACAAGAATTCAAAAAACCGAAGAGTGATTTGTATACCAACAGATTTTCAGAGAATATCAAATCTTGGATGTTAAGAGGAAAAGGCATATTAGCGCATACTTTAGAAAGGTCGTCATATAGTTCCCTGCATTCATGATCTTTGAGAGAACATGAAAAGAAAATGTGCTGCAAATCTCCTCTCTCTCCACATTCACAAAGGTCACTGTCTTTGACCTGGATCTTAGCTAAGTGGGCAGGTGAACAGCAATGGTTTGCCCTGAGTCTATTCATTGTTGTCAGATTGCCTCTAGGAAGATCAATTGAGTGGAACCATGGTTTTTTATGGAAGTGGGTCATGTTAATCATGGTAGAATAGAGATGACCCCTAAGGAGCGAAGATCGTTTCCATTCCGACCTCCACTTCTCCCATATGTTTCGTTTAAATCAGGGCCAATGTTCTCTTATGTCTCCTTTGATAGGAAGAGGACTAGGGAGTTTGCTACCTTCCTTAGCCAAACGGTCTGCATGATCATTgcctgaaatatttgtatggcTGGGAACCCAGACAAATTCAATAGTACGGTTGGACTGAGAGAGGGTAGAAAGTCGGTTTCGGATTGAAAGGGTTATAGTATCATTATTGGAGTGGGGGGAGCCAGTTTTTTATCTTTTCAAGGGCGGACTTGGAGTCTGAAATGATGATAGTATTATTGTTGGACGTTTCTTCAACTATAGACAAAGCTTTATCGATCGCAAGAAGTTCAGCGGATGAGATGGAGAAGTACGAGGGGACGCGCCCACTGTATGAGATACCCTCTGAGCTGAAAACACCTATACCTACCTGGTCCCGAAATTTTGAGGCATCTGTGAATAGCCGGGAGTGATGGGGAAACCTCTCTTCGCATCTCTCAACAAACAAATATGAGTTGTCCAAGTCCTCTTTCCGAAGGTTTAAGGAGCAATAGTCGACATCAAGGTAGTGGACGGACAAAGGAAACTGAAAACAAGGAAGACGGCAAGAGGAGAAGAAACAATCTGTCTCAGGTAGCAAATTGAGAGCCTCTAATAAAGGTGGTGCAGATCGACCACCCCATGCATGGCGCCAAGATGACAGCAGTGACATCTTTTGAAGGAGGGGATTAGGTGATATTCTAGCTACCCTAGAAACAAATTTGGCAGCCAACCAGATACGACGGTGGGAAAGAGGAAGTTGTTTACTCTCAGCAAGAAGGACATTTATAGGGGTGGACTTCATGTATCCCAAAGCCACCCGGATGGCAGAAAACTGGACCCTATCAAGTCGAGACAGAATGGGCTTGGTACATCTTCCCAAGAAAATAGACCCATAGTCAAGAAAGGGAAGAACTATGGCTTTGTAGATAGTTAACATGGTTTGAGGGTGTGAACCCCACCATGTACGACATAGGGCTTTCATGACGTTAATGTTTCGGTTGGCTTTCGAACACATGTTTTCGATATGAAGGGACCAGTTCATATTGACATGTAAGGTTACCCCAAGGTATTTGGTGGAGGTTTTCCAGGGGATTGTACTAGAAGAAAGTTGAAGCGTACGGAGATTGACCAAAGTTTTTCTCTTGTGGAAGCACATAGCAGCAGACTTCTCTGCCGATACAGTGAGTCCCCTACTCTGAGTCCATTGCTCAATCAATGCCAGTGCCTGGGTCATTCTTTCAAAGGCGTCTTTAAAGGATTTTCCAGACGATATTATTGTGGTATCATCCGCATATTGGATTACCTCAATGCCTGGGACGTTCAAAAAGGAGGACAGTCCTTtaacgaaaaaattaaagagattgCAGCTATCAGGGGAACCCTGGGCTAGGCCTAGAAAAGATGTTTTTGGGCCAATAAGTTTGTTAAAACAAGGGTCTACCAAGAAAACCTTCCTTCCCACGGTTAGTTTTTGCAGGACATTGATTAGCTGGACAGGAATTCCTTCTTTCAGTAAAATAGATTGTAAGATATCAAATCTTACAGAGTCATACGCCTGTTTGATATCCAGAAAAACAACTACGGAAAATTCATCCCTAACAAATGCTGTGTAAACGGAGGTCGTTAAGGCAGCCAGAGCATCATTGACAGATTTGCCCTTTCGGAAGCCATATTGGGGCTCAGTTGTGGGGGTGTTCAGCTCGTAAATTCTCTCCAATCTTGCTGCTATAAGGGATGCAAAGATTTTCAGTAGACAGGAGGTGAGAGCTATGGGCCGATAGCTATTAGGGTCATGAGGGGGCTTTCCAGGTTTGCAGATAGGTACTACAACTGTT from Coccinella septempunctata chromosome 1, icCocSept1.1, whole genome shotgun sequence includes:
- the LOC123322166 gene encoding uncharacterized protein LOC123322166, coding for MGNPASPILAELVMNHLIAFVLSVLNFHIPFVFVYVDDIIMSVPMSRLEEVLRIFNSFHENLQFTHEMEIDGKIPFLDLLLIRDSGGIKTDLYSKPMASHRTLHFNSLHSTSQKIAVVRGIKQKILSLSDTSFHPKNFKQQATILCQNGYPKTLVNKIFYGSKYSTSIPSTDNGSDKEIFRYYKLVYIPKLSQMLIRLMKGTSTIVVSYYKKTVKSLFSRLKDIDPPMRQSGLVYGVGCSNCDAIYVGQTCQYFGSRLRQHQLDCKRQSEATALSQHAKNEGHLFDFENAKILTKETNWFKRSFKEMLLIRKHPNSVNSRSDIGSLSIAYSNLIKEINK